A region of Beijerinckia sp. 28-YEA-48 DNA encodes the following proteins:
- a CDS encoding alpha/beta hydrolase: MSKPVLYLLPGLLCDASIFAPQIADLADTCEVRSLDFFGFDSIPAMAKHVLDQAPERFSVAGFSMGGRVAFEVFRQTPEQIERFCAFDTALPPLAPGELEKREAIIKLAYDKGMEGLADSWLPPMIHPSRHGDAAFMQPLRDMVLSVTPEIHEKQIRALINRPDARPVLQQIHCPALFMAGRQDVWSPPELHEEMAEAVPGSRFVVIEDSGHFVSVEQPAAFTKALRDWMEIKV, from the coding sequence ATGAGCAAACCCGTTCTCTATCTCCTGCCCGGCCTGCTGTGCGACGCCAGCATTTTCGCCCCGCAGATTGCCGATCTCGCCGACACCTGTGAAGTGAGATCGCTCGACTTCTTCGGTTTCGATTCCATTCCGGCGATGGCGAAACATGTGCTCGATCAAGCGCCGGAGCGTTTCTCCGTTGCCGGTTTCTCGATGGGCGGACGTGTTGCCTTCGAAGTGTTCCGGCAAACGCCGGAACAGATCGAACGCTTCTGCGCCTTCGACACCGCTCTGCCGCCGCTGGCACCGGGCGAATTGGAGAAGCGTGAAGCGATCATCAAACTCGCCTATGACAAGGGCATGGAAGGGCTCGCCGACTCCTGGCTGCCGCCGATGATCCATCCGTCGCGTCATGGCGATGCCGCCTTCATGCAGCCGCTGCGCGACATGGTGCTGAGCGTGACGCCGGAAATTCACGAAAAGCAGATCCGCGCGCTCATCAATAGGCCCGATGCCCGCCCGGTGCTGCAACAGATCCACTGCCCGGCCCTGTTCATGGCCGGACGCCAGGATGTCTGGAGCCCGCCGGAGCTGCATGAAGAGATGGCGGAAGCCGTCCCCGGATCACGCTTCGTGGTCATCGAGGACAGCGGCCATTTCGTCTCGGTCGAACAACCGGCGGCCTTCACCAAGGCGCTGCGCGACTGGATGGAGATCAAGGTTTAA
- a CDS encoding VOC family protein: MAQPRVMGMRGLEIAVYDLEESAKYYRDVWALDEVCRDGGKMHLRATGPDHHVLTLHERPKAGLVALNFAADSKASVDDLHARAIANGVTILAAPQTLAALDGGGYGFEMRSRDGHTIRVSSNVDSHAVTTVDPSRPWRINHVVLNSEDIPTEMAFYLDTLGFRHSDTTDMMSFIRCSRNHHSIALAKHGGPSLNHMAYEMYDFDGLMRGTGRVRLAGHELGWGVGRHAGPGQNIFAYFVDPNGFVTEYTADVDQVDEDYEEHFADFWRAKPLRPCAWQGNKVVPTPAANHAMSGKTIAERNARCEDVIAEKLAS; this comes from the coding sequence ATGGCACAGCCAAGAGTGATGGGAATGCGCGGGCTCGAGATTGCCGTCTACGATCTCGAGGAAAGCGCCAAATATTATCGCGACGTCTGGGCCCTCGACGAAGTTTGTCGCGACGGCGGCAAGATGCATCTGCGCGCCACCGGCCCCGATCATCATGTCCTCACCCTGCACGAGCGCCCGAAAGCCGGCCTCGTCGCCTTGAATTTTGCCGCCGACAGCAAAGCCTCGGTGGACGACCTGCATGCGCGGGCGATCGCCAATGGCGTGACAATTCTGGCGGCGCCGCAGACGCTGGCGGCGCTGGATGGCGGCGGCTATGGTTTTGAGATGCGCTCGCGGGATGGCCACACCATTCGCGTTTCCAGCAATGTCGACAGCCATGCGGTGACAACGGTCGACCCTTCACGCCCCTGGCGCATCAATCACGTCGTCCTCAATTCGGAAGATATCCCGACCGAGATGGCCTTTTATCTCGACACGCTCGGCTTCCGTCACTCCGACACCACCGACATGATGAGCTTCATCCGCTGTTCGCGAAACCATCATTCGATCGCGCTTGCCAAGCACGGCGGCCCCTCGCTCAATCATATGGCTTATGAAATGTATGATTTCGATGGCCTGATGCGCGGCACCGGGCGGGTGCGGCTCGCCGGCCATGAACTGGGCTGGGGCGTTGGCCGCCATGCCGGACCGGGGCAAAACATCTTCGCCTATTTCGTCGACCCGAATGGCTTCGTCACCGAATATACGGCCGACGTCGATCAGGTGGATGAGGACTACGAGGAGCACTTCGCCGACTTCTGGCGCGCCAAGCCGCTGCGCCCCTGTGCCTGGCAGGGCAATAAAGTGGTGCCGACGCCTGCGGCGAACCACGCCATGTCCGGGAAGACGATCGCCGAACGCAATGCGCGTTGCGAGGATGTGATCGCCGAAAAACTGGCCAGCTGA
- a CDS encoding outer membrane beta-barrel protein: MRHAFLGSVALSILGLAGANAADLPPRGSPYSPTPMYAPASAFNWSGFYAGANAGIAFTGANGNGILPAGSFLTPGAYPQAALPAVGNSNGVKGSSGTLGLQAGYNWQLNNGVVIGTEADINWRGRNRSGSFGTGFLPLAGAGPFTGANSFGYFGQNRSEWFATLRPRVGIALDRALPYVTAGLAYSGTGTSNSAMFSTGGAMTGGPFVTQNGGSNFGWAAGAGIEYAFTNNISMKAEYLYVNVDHGTRMLVNPTNPGYLLVNRNEDRMHILRAGLNYRFGGTGTGIFTQ; the protein is encoded by the coding sequence ATGCGTCATGCGTTCTTGGGTAGCGTTGCCCTTTCCATTCTCGGTCTTGCCGGCGCGAACGCCGCCGACTTGCCGCCGCGCGGTTCGCCTTATTCGCCCACCCCCATGTATGCGCCGGCCTCCGCCTTTAATTGGTCTGGCTTCTATGCGGGCGCGAATGCCGGCATCGCCTTCACCGGCGCCAACGGCAACGGCATTCTGCCTGCCGGCTCGTTCCTGACGCCTGGCGCCTATCCGCAAGCCGCGCTGCCGGCCGTTGGCAATTCAAACGGCGTTAAAGGCAGCAGCGGAACCCTGGGCCTTCAGGCCGGTTACAACTGGCAGCTGAACAATGGCGTGGTGATCGGCACGGAAGCCGACATCAATTGGCGCGGCCGCAACCGCAGCGGCAGTTTTGGCACTGGCTTCCTGCCGCTTGCCGGCGCCGGTCCGTTCACGGGGGCCAACAGCTTCGGCTATTTCGGCCAAAATCGCAGCGAGTGGTTCGCCACTCTGCGCCCGCGCGTCGGCATCGCACTCGACCGCGCCCTGCCCTATGTGACCGCAGGTCTGGCCTACAGCGGCACCGGCACGTCGAATTCGGCGATGTTCTCGACTGGCGGCGCCATGACGGGCGGCCCGTTCGTGACACAGAACGGCGGCAGCAATTTCGGCTGGGCCGCGGGCGCAGGCATCGAATACGCCTTCACCAACAACATCAGCATGAAAGCCGAATATCTCTACGTGAACGTCGATCACGGCACGCGCATGCTGGTGAACCCGACCAACCCTGGCTACTTGCTGGTCAACCGCAATGAAGACCGCATGCATATCCTGCGTGCCGGCCTGAATTATCGCTTCGGCGGAACCGGCACCGGCATCTTCACGCAATAA
- a CDS encoding outer membrane protein: MRHLLLASVAALVLAGGAQAADLPRRAAPPAPIYVAPIFTWTGFYVGAQLGGGWGRSELGGISYNANGVVGGLHAGYNMQFGSIVAGLEGDIEATSLKGSTALGGVLLKTRAPWQGSVRARVGVAFDRALIYATGGVAVAQLKHDIIVPPFAFGTNTTRAGWTVGAGVEYAINNNWSVRAEYRYTDYGRYNTTFFPLGTAQTRFKENAVRVGVSYRFGGVAGPVVAKY; the protein is encoded by the coding sequence ATGCGTCATCTTCTTCTCGCTTCGGTTGCCGCGCTGGTTCTCGCTGGTGGCGCCCAGGCTGCTGACCTTCCGCGCCGCGCTGCTCCGCCGGCTCCGATCTATGTTGCTCCGATCTTCACCTGGACCGGCTTCTACGTCGGCGCGCAGCTCGGCGGCGGCTGGGGCCGTAGCGAACTCGGCGGCATCTCCTACAACGCCAACGGCGTCGTCGGCGGCCTGCATGCTGGCTACAACATGCAGTTCGGTTCGATCGTTGCCGGTCTCGAAGGCGACATCGAAGCCACCTCGCTCAAGGGCTCGACCGCTCTCGGCGGCGTTCTCCTGAAGACCCGCGCTCCGTGGCAGGGTTCGGTTCGCGCCCGCGTCGGCGTCGCGTTCGACCGCGCCTTGATCTACGCCACCGGCGGTGTCGCCGTCGCTCAGCTGAAGCACGACATCATCGTGCCGCCGTTCGCCTTCGGCACCAACACCACCCGCGCGGGCTGGACGGTTGGCGCTGGCGTCGAATACGCCATCAACAACAACTGGTCGGTTCGCGCTGAATATCGCTACACCGATTACGGCCGTTACAACACGACCTTCTTCCCGCTCGGCACCGCCCAGACGCGCTTCAAGGAAAACGCCGTGCGCGTTGGCGTGAGCTACCGCTTCGGCGGCGTCGCCGGCCCGGTCGTTGCCAAGTACTAA
- a CDS encoding outer membrane protein, with amino-acid sequence MRHLLLGSVALMVLAVSGAQAADLPRRAAPPAPIYAAPIFTWTGFYVGAQVGGGWGRNEFAGLTYNPNGVVGGLHAGYNMQFGSIVAGVEGDIEATSLKGSTTLLFTSLKTTAPWQGSLRARLGVAFDRALIYATGGVAFAQLKHEVFIPPFALSNQTTRTGWTLGAGVEYALSPNWSIRAEYRYTDYGRYTANFFPFGAASTRFKENAARVGLSYRFGGYAAPVVAKY; translated from the coding sequence ATGCGTCATCTGCTTCTAGGTTCGGTTGCACTTATGGTTCTCGCCGTCAGCGGCGCTCAGGCTGCTGACCTTCCGCGCCGCGCTGCGCCGCCGGCTCCGATTTATGCAGCCCCTATCTTCACCTGGACCGGCTTCTACGTCGGTGCGCAGGTTGGTGGTGGCTGGGGCCGCAATGAATTCGCTGGCCTGACCTATAATCCCAACGGCGTCGTTGGCGGTCTCCATGCCGGTTACAACATGCAGTTCGGCTCGATCGTCGCCGGTGTCGAAGGCGACATCGAAGCCACTTCGCTGAAGGGCTCGACCACCCTCCTCTTCACGTCGCTCAAGACGACCGCTCCGTGGCAAGGTTCGTTGCGCGCCCGTCTCGGCGTCGCCTTCGACCGCGCTCTCATCTACGCCACTGGTGGTGTCGCCTTCGCTCAGCTGAAGCACGAGGTGTTCATCCCACCGTTCGCACTGTCGAACCAGACCACTCGCACGGGTTGGACGCTCGGCGCCGGCGTCGAATACGCCCTCTCGCCGAACTGGTCGATCCGCGCCGAATATCGCTACACCGATTACGGCCGCTATACCGCCAACTTCTTCCCCTTCGGCGCGGCGAGTACCCGCTTCAAGGAGAACGCAGCGCGCGTGGGCCTGAGCTATCGTTTCGGCGGCTACGCTGCCCCGGTCGTCGCCAAGTACTGA
- a CDS encoding outer membrane protein, producing the protein MRHLLLGSIALLGLVASGAQAADLPRRAAPPAPVYMAPIFTWTGFYVGLNAGYGFSGDRGVSISGSPLITAAQAVGTVPYSLTPKRDGFIGGAQIGYNVQSGNLVYGVEVDFQGADIKGSASVCAIAGGCGSVITTATNKLEWLGTLRGRVGFAFDRALIYATGGLAVGGVRNSAHSSEFAGLGRQFDVRNNNTRAGWTLGAGVEYAISGNWSAKLEYLYYDLGRTSGVGIQTNPVFPAEFMTARFRNNGHIVRAGINYRFGGAAGPVVASY; encoded by the coding sequence ATGCGTCATCTGCTTCTCGGTTCGATTGCCCTACTCGGGCTTGTTGCCAGCGGTGCCCAAGCGGCGGACTTGCCGCGACGTGCTGCACCACCAGCTCCCGTTTACATGGCGCCTATTTTTACCTGGACCGGCTTCTATGTCGGCCTCAATGCCGGTTACGGCTTCAGCGGCGATCGCGGCGTCAGCATCTCCGGCAGCCCACTCATTACCGCGGCCCAGGCCGTCGGCACCGTGCCCTACTCCCTGACGCCGAAGCGCGATGGCTTCATCGGTGGCGCCCAAATCGGCTACAATGTCCAATCTGGCAATTTGGTCTACGGCGTCGAAGTCGACTTCCAGGGCGCCGATATCAAGGGCTCAGCCAGTGTCTGCGCTATCGCGGGCGGCTGCGGATCCGTCATCACAACAGCGACCAACAAGCTCGAATGGCTGGGCACCTTGCGTGGCCGCGTCGGTTTCGCGTTTGACCGCGCTTTGATCTACGCCACCGGCGGTCTCGCGGTCGGCGGCGTGCGCAATTCCGCTCATTCGAGCGAATTCGCCGGTCTCGGCCGTCAGTTCGATGTTCGCAACAACAACACCCGCGCCGGTTGGACCCTCGGTGCTGGCGTCGAATACGCCATCAGCGGCAACTGGTCAGCCAAGCTTGAATATCTCTACTACGATCTCGGACGGACCAGCGGCGTTGGGATTCAAACCAACCCGGTCTTCCCGGCTGAGTTCATGACCGCACGGTTCCGCAACAACGGCCATATCGTGCGCGCCGGCATCAACTATCGCTTCGGCGGCGCGGCTGGCCCGGTTGTGGCCAGCTACTAA
- a CDS encoding outer membrane beta-barrel protein, with translation MRHLLLGSVALLGLIAGSAQAADLPRRAAPAAPVYYAPIFTWTGFYVGLNAGGGFSTNNNGGNTYALPAGSVVGSPGTSGVLTVPNGGNNQGSFIGGAQIGYNYQFNSSFVGGLEADIQYANLTRRNGQVTPFPGYLFTGAPGLAFAAPPATVVSGNGANQNYFGTVRARLGVAFDRTLVYATGGLAYGGGQSRVGYALGGGVEYAFSNNWSAKLEALYIGINRNNNNNFGAVFNLPTNTLFLPNSSGSRNNGFVVVRAGINYRFGGAAGPVVASY, from the coding sequence ATGCGTCATTTGCTTCTTGGTTCGGTTGCGCTTCTGGGTCTTATTGCCGGCAGCGCCCAGGCTGCGGATCTCCCGCGCCGCGCTGCACCCGCAGCTCCCGTCTATTATGCCCCGATTTTCACGTGGACAGGCTTCTACGTCGGTCTCAACGCCGGCGGCGGCTTCTCGACGAATAACAATGGCGGCAACACATATGCTCTGCCGGCAGGCTCGGTGGTCGGTTCGCCCGGCACCAGCGGCGTCCTGACCGTCCCCAACGGCGGCAATAACCAGGGCAGCTTCATCGGCGGCGCCCAGATCGGTTATAACTACCAGTTCAACAGCAGCTTTGTTGGCGGTCTTGAAGCCGACATCCAGTACGCCAACCTGACCCGTCGCAATGGTCAAGTGACGCCCTTCCCGGGCTACCTGTTTACCGGCGCTCCGGGTCTCGCGTTTGCCGCTCCGCCGGCCACCGTTGTGTCCGGCAATGGTGCAAATCAAAACTACTTCGGTACGGTTCGTGCTCGCCTCGGCGTCGCCTTCGACCGGACCCTCGTGTACGCCACCGGCGGTCTCGCCTATGGTGGTGGCCAGTCGCGCGTCGGCTATGCCCTCGGCGGCGGTGTCGAATACGCGTTCTCGAACAACTGGAGCGCCAAGCTCGAAGCGCTCTATATCGGCATCAACCGGAACAACAACAACAACTTCGGCGCAGTGTTCAATCTGCCGACCAACACGCTGTTCCTGCCGAACAGCTCTGGCAGCCGCAACAACGGTTTCGTTGTCGTGCGCGCCGGTATCAACTACCGCTTCGGCGGCGCGGCCGGCCCGGTCGTCGCCAGCTACTAA